Proteins encoded within one genomic window of Aerococcus viridans:
- a CDS encoding LysM peptidoglycan-binding domain-containing protein produces MKLNKIILGTSFALAGLFAATNNNNVEAATWSARTVAEVSADLEAIDDTTTSYTIQYGDTLAVIAKASDVSVNALVAINDIQNANVIFPGTKLSFTKDETTGEVNEVTVEDSVSEEATTYDVAEEEVTETTYEAPAEETYVAEETTYKAPAAETTASTTSYSSNSAKEIIAQRESGGSYTAYNAAGGYYGRYQLNPTLVAYGASPAEQEVAADKYVAERYGSWNAALAFWNANGWY; encoded by the coding sequence ATGAAATTGAACAAAATTATCTTAGGTACGTCATTTGCATTAGCAGGTTTATTCGCTGCTACAAACAACAATAACGTAGAAGCAGCTACTTGGTCTGCTCGTACAGTTGCTGAAGTTTCAGCTGATTTAGAAGCTATAGATGATACAACAACTTCATACACTATCCAATACGGTGATACTTTAGCAGTTATCGCTAAAGCATCTGACGTAAGTGTGAATGCATTAGTTGCAATCAACGACATCCAAAACGCTAACGTCATCTTCCCAGGCACTAAACTTTCATTTACAAAAGATGAAACAACTGGTGAAGTTAACGAAGTAACTGTAGAAGATTCTGTATCAGAAGAAGCAACTACTTACGATGTAGCTGAAGAAGAAGTAACTGAAACAACTTACGAAGCGCCAGCTGAAGAAACTTATGTAGCAGAAGAAACTACATATAAAGCACCAGCAGCTGAAACAACTGCATCAACTACTTCATACTCTAGCAATTCAGCTAAAGAAATCATCGCTCAACGTGAGTCAGGTGGATCTTACACAGCTTACAACGCTGCAGGTGGCTACTACGGTCGTTACCAATTAAACCCAACATTAGTAGCTTACGGTGCATCTCCAGCTGAACAAGAAGTTGCTGCTGACAAATATGTTGCTGAACGTTACGGTTCATGGAACGCTGCTTTAGCATTCTGGAACGCTAACGGTTGGTACTAA